One Pseudonocardia sediminis DNA window includes the following coding sequences:
- a CDS encoding GNAT family N-acetyltransferase: MTTSVRTPPVVTMPVDPRSDPGWARLAMGPRGHLFVSPPWIEAICGTYGFEPHARVRLGDDGRPVGGFAWVGLSDMLGDRTVSLPFSERVDPPVDDLDTWRAVTDEAFSLGPPVTIRVIDDPDAVVLRDDRLERVGLAAWHGTPLGVPLEEIGAGISAAARRNLRTSERKNVRVVASEGLDALRSFHELHVALRKNKYGLLAQPVELFERLWAGFAPLDGIVTLLARVDDVVVAGGVYLEWNGTLYHKFGASRTEYRSLCPNNAVTWAAIRWACERGLDGIDWGLSDLDQPGLVGYKRQWASTERRIVTVRSQPVSGPGRDGLEARRLLSELSSLFADATVPDEITARAGGLLYRYFC; encoded by the coding sequence ATGACCACATCGGTACGGACACCTCCGGTCGTCACGATGCCCGTCGACCCCCGGTCGGACCCGGGCTGGGCGAGACTCGCCATGGGGCCCCGTGGCCATCTGTTCGTCTCCCCGCCGTGGATAGAGGCGATCTGTGGGACCTACGGGTTCGAACCCCACGCCCGCGTCCGCCTCGGCGACGACGGCCGGCCTGTGGGTGGGTTCGCGTGGGTCGGCCTCTCCGACATGCTCGGGGACAGGACCGTCAGCCTTCCGTTCTCGGAACGGGTCGACCCGCCGGTCGACGACCTGGACACCTGGCGGGCCGTGACCGACGAAGCGTTCTCGCTCGGTCCGCCGGTCACCATCCGCGTGATCGACGATCCGGACGCCGTCGTTCTCCGCGACGACCGGCTCGAAAGGGTGGGTCTCGCCGCGTGGCACGGCACCCCGCTGGGCGTTCCGCTGGAAGAGATCGGTGCCGGTATCAGCGCTGCAGCCAGGCGGAACCTACGGACATCCGAACGCAAGAACGTCCGTGTCGTTGCGAGTGAAGGGCTCGACGCACTCCGCTCCTTCCACGAGCTGCACGTCGCGCTGCGCAAGAACAAGTACGGCCTGCTCGCCCAGCCGGTCGAACTGTTCGAGCGGTTGTGGGCGGGTTTCGCCCCGCTCGACGGGATCGTGACACTGCTGGCCCGGGTCGACGACGTTGTCGTGGCCGGAGGCGTCTACCTGGAATGGAACGGAACCCTCTATCACAAGTTCGGCGCCTCGCGGACGGAGTATCGGTCGCTGTGCCCCAACAACGCGGTCACGTGGGCGGCGATCCGGTGGGCCTGCGAGCGTGGGCTGGACGGAATCGACTGGGGGCTCTCCGATCTCGATCAGCCTGGCCTGGTGGGGTACAAGCGACAGTGGGCGAGTACCGAGCGCCGCATCGTCACAGTGCGGTCCCAGCCGGTGTCGGGACCCGGCCGAGACGGGCTCGAAGCGCGTCGATTGCTGAGTGAACTCTCGTCGCTGTTCGCGGACGCGACGGTGCCCGACGAGATCACCGCCCGTGCCGGCGGGCTCCTCTACCGATACTTCTGCTGA
- a CDS encoding glycosyltransferase has translation MSAPEAGGPIGGAQSLRDFSQLSGAITEPPPEGETYRVRYRNLHEGQERRQWVKTLAIIGANIGFELLFVLWLLQPGHHPDADERWWIQAANVFVIGSIALVEGLRLINVFSLSLASVIARDPVPVRPDPTLRVAFLTTIVPGKEPIEMVRATLEAAKRIRHAGTFDVWLLDEGDDDEVRAMCGEVGVRHFTRKGVEVYNQPQGFFKAKTKHGNYNAWVHAEGHHYDVFLSVDPDHVPLPNYAERMLGYFRDPDVAFVVGPQCYANCDNFVTKAAESQQFPFHSLIQRAANAYGIPMLVGTNNAIRIDALGTVGGLHDSITEDMATGLAVHARRNPWTGARWRSVYTPDVVAVGEGPSSWTDYFSQQLRWSRGTFEVLGGPFLKRLYRLTPGRMLHYVLITTFYPSMAIGWMLGAVNATLYLAFGVSGIVVPPSLWLALYVDAIAFQTWVYLRNRRYNVSPYELEGSTGIRGMAMSVLSAPIYASSLWATILRRPAKFVVTPKAEAASPDRVVTFQRHLQWSVLLGLAILASFALGYANLDVLMWPALALLISLTPALIWLGGIWRTREAMATAAELVEAMPSTLSIDIPSQTTTRSNDQIGAVA, from the coding sequence GTGTCCGCACCGGAGGCCGGGGGGCCGATCGGGGGCGCGCAGTCGTTGCGCGACTTCAGTCAGCTGTCCGGAGCGATCACCGAGCCGCCGCCCGAGGGCGAGACCTACCGGGTGCGCTACCGCAACCTGCACGAGGGCCAGGAGCGGCGGCAGTGGGTCAAGACGCTGGCCATCATCGGCGCGAACATCGGCTTCGAGCTGCTGTTCGTCCTCTGGCTGCTGCAGCCGGGCCACCACCCCGACGCCGACGAGCGCTGGTGGATCCAGGCGGCGAACGTGTTCGTCATCGGCTCGATCGCGCTGGTCGAGGGACTGCGGCTGATCAACGTGTTCTCGCTGTCGCTGGCCTCGGTGATCGCCCGCGACCCGGTCCCGGTCCGGCCGGACCCGACCCTGCGGGTCGCGTTCCTGACCACGATCGTCCCCGGCAAGGAACCGATCGAGATGGTCCGCGCGACGCTGGAGGCGGCGAAGCGCATCCGGCACGCCGGCACGTTCGACGTCTGGCTGCTCGACGAGGGCGACGACGACGAGGTCCGCGCGATGTGCGGCGAGGTCGGCGTCCGGCACTTCACGCGCAAGGGCGTCGAGGTCTACAACCAGCCCCAGGGCTTCTTCAAGGCCAAGACCAAGCACGGGAACTACAACGCCTGGGTGCACGCCGAGGGCCACCACTACGACGTGTTCCTCTCGGTCGACCCGGACCACGTGCCGCTGCCGAACTACGCCGAGCGGATGCTGGGCTACTTCCGCGACCCCGACGTCGCGTTCGTCGTCGGCCCGCAGTGCTACGCCAACTGCGACAACTTCGTCACCAAGGCCGCGGAGTCGCAGCAGTTCCCGTTCCACAGCCTGATCCAGCGCGCCGCCAACGCCTACGGCATCCCGATGCTGGTCGGCACGAACAACGCGATCCGGATCGACGCCCTGGGCACGGTCGGCGGCCTGCACGACTCGATCACCGAGGACATGGCGACCGGCCTGGCGGTGCACGCCCGGCGCAACCCGTGGACGGGGGCGCGCTGGCGCTCGGTCTACACCCCCGACGTCGTCGCGGTCGGCGAGGGACCGTCGTCCTGGACCGACTACTTCTCCCAGCAGCTGCGCTGGTCGCGCGGGACGTTCGAGGTGCTCGGCGGGCCCTTCCTCAAGCGTCTCTACCGCCTGACTCCGGGCCGGATGCTGCACTACGTCCTGATCACCACGTTCTACCCGTCGATGGCGATCGGCTGGATGCTCGGCGCCGTCAACGCGACGCTGTACCTGGCCTTCGGCGTGTCCGGCATCGTCGTCCCGCCGTCGCTGTGGCTGGCGCTCTACGTCGACGCCATCGCGTTCCAGACGTGGGTCTACCTGCGTAACCGCCGCTACAACGTCAGCCCGTACGAGCTCGAGGGCTCCACCGGGATCCGCGGGATGGCCATGTCGGTGCTGTCCGCGCCGATCTACGCCAGCTCGCTGTGGGCGACGATCCTGCGCCGTCCGGCCAAGTTCGTCGTCACGCCGAAGGCCGAGGCGGCGAGCCCGGACCGGGTCGTCACGTTCCAGCGGCACCTGCAGTGGTCGGTGCTGCTCGGCCTGGCCATCCTCGCGTCGTTCGCGCTGGGCTACGCCAACCTCGACGTCCTGATGTGGCCGGCGCTCGCGCTGCTGATCAGCCTCACCCCGGCGCTGATCTGGCTGGGCGGCATCTGGCGCACCCGCGAGGCGATGGCCACCGCCGCCGAGCTCGTCGAGGCCATGCCGTCGACCCTCTCGATCGACATCCCGTCCCAGACCACCACCCGTAGCAACGACCAGATCGGAGCCGTGGCGTGA
- a CDS encoding glycosyltransferase family 2 protein, with protein MQLTGPTEASPVPTPAISILSSAYRTEDKLEAMILSVLAQTRSDWELIVVDNGPSDTIASIVQRYTDDSRIRLIRQTNSGVSGGVNAAAAQARGTYLVVLHSDDQLTPEYCSRMGGILDDDPAIDVVCCDAHLISASTGEPLHHSFRTNLANRRFTARVTLTDLLAGRPLYYVGAFRRAAWAAGGGYSSDPPNIEDRLLYLRILGAGGSIVEIPDRLSRYMLDDNSATYHPDSSRQMQRSLEQVHVEAARASGRPQDLAALEVGLRRSRYVQALRRARFAFIAGDVSEARTEARQALAQRWTLRAGAVFAGLTVAPGVLRLVHPTKRMMTERFASFGARTVRRVASR; from the coding sequence ATGCAGTTGACCGGACCGACGGAGGCGAGCCCCGTGCCGACACCTGCGATCAGCATTCTTTCCAGCGCATATCGGACCGAGGACAAGCTCGAGGCGATGATCCTTTCGGTGCTCGCCCAGACCCGTTCCGACTGGGAGCTCATCGTGGTCGACAACGGACCGTCCGACACGATTGCGTCCATAGTCCAGCGCTACACCGACGATTCGCGCATACGCCTGATCCGTCAGACGAACAGCGGAGTCTCCGGAGGGGTCAACGCAGCGGCCGCGCAGGCGCGAGGTACGTACCTGGTGGTCCTGCACAGCGATGACCAGTTGACGCCCGAGTACTGCTCACGCATGGGCGGAATTCTGGACGACGATCCTGCCATCGATGTCGTCTGTTGCGATGCCCATCTGATCTCCGCGTCCACCGGAGAACCGCTGCACCATAGTTTCCGTACCAACCTGGCCAATCGCAGGTTCACCGCTCGCGTCACACTCACCGATCTTCTCGCCGGCCGACCGCTCTACTACGTCGGGGCATTCCGCCGGGCGGCCTGGGCGGCCGGTGGCGGCTACTCCAGCGACCCACCCAACATCGAGGACCGTCTGCTGTACCTGAGAATACTGGGTGCCGGCGGGTCGATTGTCGAAATCCCGGACCGACTGAGCCGGTACATGCTGGACGACAACTCGGCGACATATCATCCGGATAGTTCGCGACAGATGCAACGCAGCCTCGAACAGGTGCACGTCGAGGCGGCCCGAGCGTCCGGCCGTCCGCAGGATCTCGCGGCGCTCGAGGTCGGCCTGCGCCGCTCCCGGTACGTGCAGGCGCTCCGACGGGCACGGTTCGCATTCATCGCCGGGGATGTCAGCGAGGCTCGCACAGAGGCTCGCCAGGCTCTCGCACAACGATGGACCCTCCGCGCAGGAGCTGTGTTCGCCGGACTGACGGTCGCCCCTGGCGTACTGAGGCTTGTTCACCCGACCAAGAGGATGATGACCGAGCGGTTTGCCTCATTTGGGGCCAGGACGGTCCGACGGGTCGCATCGCGCTAA
- a CDS encoding class I SAM-dependent methyltransferase translates to MVAVVKQVVPVSVRRRVRSIGGSAVSAAAQTVRAGVRWGVRRAPRLGSAVAGWTWLWQPGWSRREHERLYAEVDPYGFDQKPFEAEKYRRLIDALGDRRYSRGLEIGCSEGAFSERLVKLCDGLVAVDISEAAVRRARERTTDPTVRFERRTLPYDCPEGPFDLVVCSDILYMWEPGTLELGLELMSTRLRPGGRIALLHYLGELSAPMSGEGVHQSAAAVAHRLGLRHVGGADWPDFGPHGSGYRYDCWERVAV, encoded by the coding sequence ATGGTCGCGGTCGTGAAGCAGGTGGTCCCGGTGTCCGTACGCCGTCGGGTCCGGAGCATCGGCGGGAGTGCGGTCTCGGCCGCCGCACAAACGGTCCGGGCGGGTGTCCGCTGGGGTGTCAGGCGTGCGCCCAGGCTCGGATCGGCGGTGGCCGGCTGGACGTGGCTCTGGCAGCCGGGGTGGAGCCGCCGGGAGCACGAGCGCCTGTATGCCGAGGTTGATCCATATGGCTTCGATCAGAAGCCGTTCGAGGCCGAGAAGTACCGGCGGCTCATCGACGCTCTCGGTGACCGGCGTTACTCGAGAGGACTGGAGATCGGCTGTAGCGAAGGAGCTTTCAGCGAACGCCTCGTCAAGCTCTGTGACGGGCTCGTCGCCGTGGACATCTCGGAGGCTGCCGTACGTCGGGCTCGTGAACGCACGACGGATCCGACCGTGAGGTTCGAGCGCCGAACCTTGCCCTACGACTGTCCGGAAGGCCCGTTCGACCTGGTGGTCTGCTCCGACATCCTCTACATGTGGGAGCCGGGCACTCTGGAGCTCGGGCTGGAGCTCATGAGCACTCGACTGCGTCCCGGCGGGAGGATCGCGCTCCTGCACTATCTCGGGGAACTGAGTGCCCCGATGAGTGGCGAGGGTGTCCATCAGAGTGCTGCTGCGGTTGCCCACAGACTCGGTCTCCGGCACGTCGGCGGCGCCGATTGGCCCGATTTCGGCCCGCACGGGTCGGGCTACCGGTACGACTGCTGGGAGCGCGTCGCGGTGTAG
- a CDS encoding DegT/DnrJ/EryC1/StrS family aminotransferase: MTRAAIPFLDLTTGTESIRADLDLVWKTVTDHGRYVNGPEVMQFEHAFAEYCGAAHCVGVGNGTDALELILAGLGIGPGDEVVVPANTFVATAEAVLAVGARPRFVDVHPDSLLIDPDAAAAAVNSATAAVVAVHLYGQMTEPGPLLDLVHRYGLALVEDSAQAHGARHGGRRAGSVGHAAGFSFYPGKNLGAFGDGGAVVTSDPALADRVRCLADHGRDPHERHRHVLSGRNSRLDTLQAAILSVRLGRLDDDNRRRRDAVGRYRDELPSTVVPVAQHPDAESVHHLAVVQLDDREAAVAALDRAGIGWGLHYPVPCHRQPPFADSTVDAPVVEAAADRILSLPLSPSMTADQVSRTCEVLSASLTKDKP; this comes from the coding sequence GTGACGCGCGCAGCCATCCCGTTCCTCGACCTCACGACCGGCACGGAGAGCATCCGCGCGGACCTCGACCTGGTGTGGAAAACCGTGACCGACCACGGACGGTACGTGAACGGACCGGAGGTCATGCAGTTCGAGCACGCATTCGCCGAGTACTGCGGAGCTGCTCACTGTGTCGGTGTCGGTAACGGCACCGACGCATTGGAACTGATTCTCGCCGGTCTCGGGATCGGCCCGGGGGACGAGGTCGTCGTCCCGGCCAACACATTCGTGGCCACAGCGGAGGCAGTGCTGGCGGTAGGCGCACGGCCTCGTTTCGTCGACGTCCATCCGGATTCGCTGCTGATCGATCCGGATGCTGCGGCGGCCGCCGTCAACTCGGCGACAGCTGCCGTGGTCGCCGTCCACCTCTACGGGCAGATGACCGAACCGGGGCCGTTGCTCGATCTCGTGCACCGTTACGGGCTCGCTCTCGTGGAGGACTCCGCTCAGGCACACGGCGCCCGGCACGGGGGCCGGCGAGCCGGATCCGTCGGCCACGCCGCGGGGTTCAGCTTCTACCCGGGCAAGAACCTCGGGGCGTTCGGCGACGGCGGAGCCGTCGTCACCTCCGACCCTGCCCTCGCGGACCGGGTACGTTGCCTCGCCGACCACGGGAGGGATCCGCATGAACGGCACCGCCACGTTCTGAGCGGCCGAAACAGTCGACTCGACACTCTGCAGGCCGCGATCCTGTCGGTACGGCTCGGGCGGCTCGACGACGACAATCGCCGTCGCCGCGACGCGGTGGGTCGCTACCGGGACGAACTCCCTTCGACCGTGGTGCCCGTGGCGCAGCACCCTGATGCCGAGTCCGTGCATCATCTCGCCGTCGTCCAGCTCGATGACCGGGAGGCTGCCGTCGCAGCCCTGGACCGTGCCGGGATCGGCTGGGGTCTGCACTACCCCGTCCCCTGTCACCGGCAACCGCCCTTCGCGGACTCGACGGTCGATGCCCCGGTTGTCGAAGCCGCGGCCGACCGGATCCTGTCGCTGCCTCTTTCTCCCTCCATGACCGCGGACCAGGTGAGCCGGACGTGCGAGGTGCTGAGCGCCTCTCTGACGAAGGACAAGCCATGA
- a CDS encoding sugar transferase, which yields MRGAERLSDEGQAMTLRREAGRPVRPCGRLARVLDVTLGSLLLILILPVLLVIVILIRIDSDGPALFRQRRVGESRREFTLFKFRTMVQGGDDSRHREQIAREIQGEDTSVGGSWKLDDDPRVTGIGDFLRRTSIDELPQLINVVRGDMTLVGPRPCLPWEADIFPPRYRGRFAVRPGLTGLWQVSGRSTMGTLEMLELDLRYVDTRTPTTDLKILIRTVPALLRDGSSR from the coding sequence GTGCGAGGTGCTGAGCGCCTCTCTGACGAAGGACAAGCCATGACCCTTCGGCGCGAAGCGGGCCGTCCGGTTCGTCCCTGTGGGCGGTTGGCCAGGGTTCTCGACGTCACCCTCGGATCGCTGCTGCTGATCCTGATCCTCCCGGTTCTCCTCGTCATCGTGATCCTCATCCGGATCGACAGCGACGGGCCCGCGCTGTTCCGGCAGCGCCGGGTGGGGGAGTCCAGGCGCGAGTTCACGCTCTTCAAGTTCCGGACGATGGTCCAGGGCGGCGACGACTCCCGACATCGTGAGCAGATCGCCAGGGAGATCCAGGGCGAGGACACGTCGGTCGGCGGCAGCTGGAAACTCGACGACGATCCCCGCGTCACCGGGATCGGCGATTTCCTGCGCCGGACGAGCATCGACGAGCTTCCCCAGCTGATCAACGTGGTCCGCGGGGACATGACGCTGGTCGGTCCCCGGCCCTGCCTACCGTGGGAGGCCGACATCTTTCCGCCCCGATACCGGGGGCGCTTCGCGGTGCGCCCTGGCCTGACCGGACTGTGGCAGGTGAGCGGGCGCAGCACGATGGGGACGTTGGAGATGCTCGAGCTGGATCTGCGTTACGTCGACACCCGCACACCGACGACCGACCTGAAGATCCTGATCAGGACGGTCCCCGCCCTGCTGCGCGACGGGAGCTCGCGATGA
- a CDS encoding Gfo/Idh/MocA family protein, which yields MAYQRPIAVAVVGYGYWGSKHARVLSSIPDTEVVVVDGNEARLAEAEATHHAVAVSRSLENVIDRVDAVVICTPPGSHAAIGMTALAAGKHTLVEKPLATSVVDAEGMVTAADREGVQLMVGHTFEFNPAVWKLREVVRSGALGRILYVDTARLSLGRYQSDVNVIWDLAPHDISIASYLLDDMPSRATVWAERNIGFRHADVAYLKLEFDRADTHAFVRVSWLSPNKVRKVTVVGERQMAVYDDLSDNERIRIYDIGVDPADHDESVETHAMPVSYRTGDITSPYVAFSEPLLLQDRHFLDCIRTGATSASPGSRGADVVRVLAATDRAIESGLTASIVPAPVVELAGVGAITELPAQRVAS from the coding sequence GTGGCGTACCAGCGACCGATAGCTGTTGCGGTGGTCGGATATGGCTACTGGGGGTCCAAACACGCAAGAGTTCTGAGCAGCATTCCGGACACCGAGGTCGTCGTCGTGGACGGGAACGAGGCGCGACTGGCCGAGGCTGAGGCCACACACCATGCGGTGGCGGTGAGCAGGTCGCTCGAGAACGTGATCGACAGGGTCGACGCCGTCGTGATCTGCACGCCGCCCGGTTCACACGCCGCGATCGGGATGACGGCGTTGGCCGCCGGTAAGCACACCTTGGTCGAAAAGCCGCTCGCCACGTCCGTGGTCGATGCCGAGGGCATGGTCACGGCCGCCGACCGGGAAGGCGTCCAGCTCATGGTCGGCCACACCTTCGAGTTCAATCCGGCGGTCTGGAAGCTGCGCGAGGTCGTTCGCTCGGGAGCGCTGGGTCGGATTCTCTACGTCGACACCGCTCGGCTCAGCCTGGGGCGTTACCAGTCCGATGTGAATGTGATCTGGGACCTTGCGCCGCACGACATCTCGATCGCGTCGTACCTCCTCGACGACATGCCGTCGCGCGCGACGGTATGGGCGGAACGCAACATCGGCTTTCGGCACGCCGACGTCGCCTATCTCAAGCTGGAGTTCGACCGTGCGGACACCCATGCGTTCGTCCGGGTCAGCTGGCTCAGTCCGAACAAAGTGCGCAAGGTGACCGTCGTCGGTGAGCGTCAGATGGCCGTCTACGACGACCTCTCCGACAACGAGAGGATCAGGATCTACGACATCGGGGTGGACCCGGCCGATCATGACGAATCGGTCGAGACGCACGCCATGCCGGTGTCGTACCGCACCGGTGACATCACGTCTCCGTACGTTGCCTTCAGTGAGCCACTCCTTCTGCAGGACAGGCACTTCCTGGACTGCATCCGGACCGGTGCCACGTCGGCGAGCCCCGGTAGCAGGGGTGCGGATGTCGTCCGAGTCCTGGCCGCGACCGACCGGGCGATCGAGAGCGGGCTCACCGCGAGCATCGTCCCGGCTCCGGTGGTCGAGCTCGCCGGTGTCGGCGCGATCACCGAGCTCCCCGCCCAGAGGGTGGCTTCGTGA
- a CDS encoding NAD-dependent epimerase/dehydratase family protein: MVTGGAGFVGSTLVDMLVTRGDAVCVLDDLSRGSLSNLASALATGVSMVTADVRDADAVRRTASEFLPDVVFHLAAQIDVRASMADPAMDADVNIIGSLNVLTAAAEVGVPRIVLSSTGGAIYGDGAVIPTPESAIPAPASGYGLSKWTAERYGEWFAGTRALDVRVLRYGNVYGPRQDPDGDAGVIALYCDAALAGRRPIVFGDGLQTRDFVYVDDIAAANIAAATTDGVGHRVFNVGSGTEISVLELARAVGDSVGVPPERWRIDHRPPRAGEVRRSCLDVSRARHELRLGPGVPLEPGIRRTVAWIRSRSRDEARGDHGDALV; the protein is encoded by the coding sequence ATGGTCACCGGAGGTGCCGGTTTCGTCGGTTCCACCCTCGTGGACATGCTCGTCACCCGAGGCGACGCGGTCTGCGTGCTGGACGACCTCAGCCGGGGATCTCTGTCCAATCTGGCTTCAGCTCTTGCCACAGGAGTCAGCATGGTCACCGCTGATGTCCGCGACGCCGACGCCGTACGTAGGACGGCATCGGAGTTCCTCCCAGATGTCGTTTTTCACCTCGCGGCCCAGATCGACGTCCGTGCGTCCATGGCGGACCCGGCGATGGATGCCGACGTGAACATCATCGGCTCCCTCAACGTTCTGACTGCGGCGGCCGAGGTGGGCGTTCCTCGAATCGTCCTCAGCTCGACAGGAGGCGCGATCTACGGCGACGGTGCCGTGATCCCGACACCGGAGTCGGCGATCCCCGCTCCGGCGTCGGGTTACGGACTCAGCAAGTGGACGGCGGAACGTTACGGGGAATGGTTCGCCGGCACGCGTGCCCTCGACGTGAGGGTCCTTCGTTATGGAAACGTGTACGGCCCCCGACAGGACCCCGATGGTGACGCCGGCGTCATCGCCTTGTACTGCGATGCTGCGTTGGCGGGACGACGTCCGATCGTGTTCGGGGACGGGCTGCAGACACGAGACTTCGTCTATGTGGACGACATAGCGGCTGCGAACATCGCGGCCGCGACGACCGACGGGGTGGGCCATCGCGTCTTCAACGTGGGGAGCGGAACGGAGATCTCGGTACTGGAGCTCGCCAGGGCCGTGGGTGACTCCGTAGGCGTGCCTCCCGAACGATGGCGGATCGACCACCGCCCGCCACGTGCGGGCGAGGTGCGGCGAAGCTGCCTCGACGTCTCTCGGGCCCGCCACGAGCTGAGGCTCGGGCCCGGCGTCCCTCTGGAGCCCGGCATTCGAAGGACTGTGGCCTGGATCCGGTCGAGGAGCCGCGACGAAGCACGGGGCGACCACGGCGACGCTCTCGTCTGA
- a CDS encoding glycosyltransferase, whose protein sequence is MTTLLLATTGGHLRQLDQLAKRLRLDDTRWITNEDEQSRALLAGRSVDFIPYVGPRDVTGVLRCVKSAHRTFGERSVHTAVSTGSGVALGYLPYLAARGVSCHYIESATRVSGPSVTGRLLSTYPAIRVYTQYRHWAGRRWSYAGNIFDDYEVLAKASTRSDRFRVVVSVGIATGYSFRRLIDHLIPILRAGGRLEQRIGLPVEVTWQTAGTPTDDLPIETRETVPSDELGELFASADAVVCHAGTGSAVAALQQGRRPILAPRLPSVGEIQDDHQVQLAEELSSRGLAVARDASAISVDDLIAARDVRVRSRTDVPEFLLRR, encoded by the coding sequence ATGACAACGCTGCTACTCGCCACCACCGGTGGTCACCTCCGCCAGCTCGACCAGCTGGCGAAGCGGCTGCGGCTGGACGACACCAGATGGATCACGAACGAGGATGAACAGTCCCGCGCACTTCTGGCCGGACGTTCCGTCGATTTCATTCCCTATGTAGGGCCTCGGGACGTCACCGGGGTCCTCCGCTGCGTGAAGAGTGCACACAGGACCTTCGGTGAGCGCAGCGTCCACACCGCGGTTTCGACCGGGTCCGGCGTCGCGCTGGGATATCTGCCCTATCTCGCCGCACGTGGAGTCAGCTGTCACTACATCGAGAGTGCGACGAGGGTCAGCGGTCCGTCGGTGACCGGGCGTCTCCTCAGTACCTACCCCGCGATCCGGGTCTACACGCAGTACCGCCACTGGGCGGGGCGGCGATGGTCGTATGCGGGGAACATCTTCGACGACTACGAGGTCCTCGCGAAGGCCTCGACGAGAAGTGACCGGTTCCGAGTCGTCGTCAGTGTCGGAATCGCGACCGGTTATTCGTTCCGACGGTTGATCGACCACCTGATCCCGATCCTTCGTGCGGGCGGCCGGCTGGAGCAACGGATCGGACTGCCGGTCGAGGTGACGTGGCAGACCGCCGGGACACCGACCGACGATCTGCCGATCGAGACGCGGGAGACGGTGCCCTCCGACGAACTCGGCGAACTCTTCGCGTCAGCGGATGCGGTGGTCTGTCACGCCGGGACGGGGTCAGCGGTCGCAGCGCTGCAGCAGGGGAGACGTCCGATCCTCGCACCACGACTTCCGTCCGTCGGCGAGATCCAGGACGACCACCAGGTTCAGCTGGCCGAAGAGCTCTCCTCACGTGGTCTGGCGGTCGCCCGGGACGCGTCCGCGATCTCGGTCGATGATCTGATCGCGGCTCGCGACGTACGGGTACGGAGCCGTACCGACGTCCCGGAGTTCCTGCTCCGGCGCTGA